The Stenotrophomonas maltophilia sequence GGTGTCTACGCCGAAGCCGGTGAATGGGACCGTGCCGCGCGCAGCGCCGACCGCCTGTTGAAGCTGGCACCCGAACAGGACGACGCCCTGCGCGACCGCGGCCTTGCGTACCTGCAGCTGGAGTACCTGGCCGGTGCCCGTCACGACCTGGGGCAGTATCTGAAGCGCAACCCGGAAGCCAGCGATGCGCAGTGGCTGCGTGAGAAGCTGATCGACCTCGGCGGGCCGGTACCGCGGCTGCATTGAGGGTGTGGGTGTGTGGACCAACGGTCCACACCCACCGGATGGGCCGGGTGGCCCACCAATCAATCGACCTCGACCATCTCGAAATCGGCCTTGGTCACGCCACAGTCGGGGCAGGTCCAGGTCTCGGGAATGTCCTCCCAGCGCGTCCCGGGCTCAATACCCTCTTCCGGCAAGCCTTCCGCTTCGCTGTAAAGAAAGCCGCAGACCACGCACATCCAGGTTCGCAGGGTGGTGGGGGTGGCGTCGCTCATCGGATAATCGGGGCTGGATTCACGGGCCGCCATTGTCCCATTGCGGCCCACGCACCGGTAGCCATCGATGACTTCTGCTTCCCCGGCGCCCCGCGGCGTCTACCTGATCACCCCGGATGAGCCCGATACCGCACGCCTGCTGGCCCGTACCGCGCCGCTGCTGGCCGCCGGCGCCACCTGGCTGCAGTACCGCAACAAGACCGCCAGCGATGCACTGCGGCAGGAG is a genomic window containing:
- a CDS encoding rubredoxin, with translation MAARESSPDYPMSDATPTTLRTWMCVVCGFLYSEAEGLPEEGIEPGTRWEDIPETWTCPDCGVTKADFEMVEVD